The DNA sequence ACGTTGATGATCGATCCGCCGCCGGCGGCCTTCATGGGCTCCAGTACGGCCTTGATGCCCAGCATCGCGCCGGTGAGATTGACGGCCAGTACCCGGTTCCACTTCTCGACGTCGATCGACTTCAGTGGTGAAACCTGCACGATGCCAGCGTTGTTGACCAGGACATTGACCTTGCCGAACGCGCTGACGGCGGTGTCGACGGCGGCCTGCCACTGCTCGGGGTCACTGACGTCGAGGTGGATGTAGCGGGCCGCGTCGCCGAGCTCCTCGGCCAGCTGCTCGCCCTTCTCGTCGAGGATGTCGGCGATCACCACCTTGGCGCCCTCGGCGACGAGCATCCGCGCGTCAGCGGCACCCATCCCCTGCGCGCCACCAGTGATGATTGCAACTTTGTCGTCTACGCGTCCCATGACGCGACAGGCTACCTCAGCGACAATTCGGCGAAATAGAACCTGTTCCAGTTTTGCCGCCGAGTGCGCATACTGGGTCGACACCATCACCGTCGCGAGGAGAACGAATGGCTATCCGCGTCGCCCATATCGGCACCGGAAACGTCGGCCGGCTGGCGCTGGCCGAACTGATCAGCAACCCGGGTTTCGAACTGACCGGGCTGTGCGTGTCGGCCGACGAGAAGGTGGGCAAGGACGCCGGTGAGCTGGCCGGGCTCGACGTGACGACCGGGATCCTGGCCACCAAGGACCTCGACGCGGTACTGGCCACCGCTCCCGAGTGCGCGGTGTACTGCGCGATGGGCGACAACCGGATGCCGCAGGCGATGGCCGACGTCTACACGATCGCCGCCGCCGGCATCAACGTCGTTGGCACCGCCCCCGGCGTGCTGCAGTACCCCTGGGGTGTCATGCCCGACAAGTACATCAAGCCACTGGAAGATGCTGCGCACCAGGGTAATTCGAGTATCTACATCAACGGTGTCGACCCGGGTTTCATCACCGACCTGATCCCGCTGGCGTTCGCCAGCACCTGCGCAAGCATCCAGCAGGTCCGCTGTATGGAGATCGCCGACTATGCCACCTACGACGGGGCGACGGTGATGTTCGACGTGATGGGCTTCGGCCAGCCACTCGACGAGGTCCCCATGCTCTTCCAGCCCGGCGTGCTCAGCGTCGCGTGGGGCTGCGCGATCCGGCAGCTGGCCGCCGGCCTGAACATCGAGCTGGACTCGATCACCGAGAGCTACGAGCGCGAGCCCGCACCCGAGGCGTTCGACATCGCCGCGGGTCACATTCCGAAGGGCGGCGTGGCTGCCGTCCGTTTCGAGATCAAGGGCATGGTCGGCGATCACCCGGTGATCGTCGTCGAGCACGTCACCCGGGTTCGCGGCGACCTGCGGCCGGACTGGGCGCAGCCGGCGCAGGAGGGCGGTTCCTATCGGGTGGAGATCACCGGGGAGCCGTCCTACGTCGTCGACATCTGTCCGACGAGTACCAAGGGCGACCACAATCACGCCGCCATCGCCGCCGGTGCCGCCCGCGTGGTCAACGCGATCCCCGCCGTGGTCGCCGCACCGCCCGGTCTGCGCACCACCCTGAACCTGCCGCTGGTCTCCGACGTGGAGTTGTTCACGGCGCCCTAGCCGCCGGCGGGTTTCGCCTCTCGGACGCCGGGGTAGTCAGCGCTGCGATTCGTCGAATCGCCCGACGACGTGCCCGAGGAGAGACAGACGTGACAGTGAAGCGGTTGGTCCTGCTGGTTGGTGTGGTGCTGTTCGTGGTGGGTGTCATCGCGCTGCTGGTGCCGGTATCCACCTCCGACGGCAATGGCGGAAGCATCGGGTGCGGCAATGCGGTGTCGGCCGATCTGTCAGCGGCGCGGGAGGCCAACAGCAAGACGGTCGCGAACGTCCCGATTCTCAATCAGGTTGTCCCGCACGCCGATTACGTGGCCCAGTGCCAGTCGGCGGTATCGCAGCGCCGGGCCTGGTCGATCCCGGTCACGGTGATCGGCGTCCTGGTGGCCGGCGGCGCACTGCTGGTGGGCGGCCGACGCGGCGTCTCAGCGACCTAGGGACGGTACCCGGGCACCAGCACGGTGCCCGGGTAGTTCACGTAGTACGACAGGCAGGTCGGGCTGTGCCGGCAGGCGATCAACGCGCCCGCGTCCGGCGCGGCGCCGATGACCTGGCCGCCGCGCGACGGCAGGTTGCAGTTCACCACGTAGGGGTTGAGCGGGACGATTCCGTTGACGCACCCCTGTGGTCCCGCACTGGCTTCGGCCTGCGGCGGGGTGAGCGTCTCGGAGGCGGCGGGCACGAGCGGCACACTGAGTGCGGCGGCGGCCGCGGCGACTGTCAGGATCCGGCGGGTTCTCGGGCGACGAACCATGATGGCCCCATTCGTTGATCGCATGCTCTGCATCGAGCACACCCTCGACGGTACTCCTCGACGCGTGCCGCAGGGATCCACCTGGGCAGATAGGCATTCGTGGGCTCCATGGTGGGAATACCTGGACTGGACGCCGTCGCGGCGTACTAAACTAGAACACGTTCCAGTCGCCTACCGCCCGCTGTAAGGAGCCGCTCATGCACACTCCCCTTTGCGATGAGCTCGGTATCGAGTTCCCGATCTTCGCCTTCACCCACTGTCGCGACGTGGTCGTGGCCGTCAGCAAGGCCGGTGGCTTCGGCGTCCTCGGCGCGGTCGGGTTCACCCCCGAAGAACTCGAGATCGAACTGAACTGGATCGACGAGAACATCGGCGACCACCCGTACGGGGTCGACATCGTGATCCCCAACAAGTACGAGGGCATGGACGCCAACATGTCCGGTGACGAGCTCGCCGACATGCTCAAGAAGATGGTCCCCCAGCAGCACCTGGACTTCGCGAAGAAGCTGCTGGCCGATCACGGCGTGCCCACCTCCGACGCGGACTCCAACGCCCTGCAGCTGCTCGGCTGGACCGAGGCGACCGCCACCCCCCAGGTCGACGTCGCGCTGCGGCATCCGAAGGTGACGCTGATCGCCAACGCGCTGGGCACCCCGCCGGTCGACATGATCAAGCACATCCACGCGGCCGGCCGCAAGGTCGCGGCACTGTGCGGCTCGCCCGCCCAGGCCCGCAAGCATGCCGCGGCCGATGTCGACATCATCATCGCCCAGGGTGGCGAGGGCGGCGGCCACTGCGGCGAGGTCGGCTCGATCGTGCTGTGGCCGCAGGTCGTCAAGGAGGTCGCACCGCGACCGGTGCTCGCTGCCGGCGGCATCGGCGCCGGGCAGCAGATCGCCGCGGCGCTGGCGCTGGGCTGCCAGGGTGCATGGTCCGGTTCGCAGTGGCTGATGGTCGAGGAGGCCCACAACACGCCGGTGCAGCAGGCCGCCTACATCAAGGCCAGCAGCCGCGACACCGTGCGCAGCCGCTCGTTCACCGGCAAGCCGTGCCGGATGCTCAAGAACGACTGGACCGAGGCATGGCAGACGCCCGGGAACCCTGAGCCGCTCGGAATGCCGTTGCAGTACATGGTGTCCGGGATGGCGGTGGCCGCCACCAACAAGTACCCCAACGAGACGGTGGACGTCGCGTTCAACCCGGTGGGCCAGGTCGTCGGTCAGTTCACCAAGGTCGAGAAGACCTCGGCGGTGATCGAGCGCTGGGTGCAGGAGTACCTGGAGGCCACCGGCCGGCTCGAGGAGATCAACGAGGCGGCGGCGGCCGTCTGAGGACGGACCACACCGGCCCGGTCGGCTGCGGCTCAGCCGGCCGGGTTGAAGGAACTGCCGTTACCCCACTCACCGGAGGTCAGATACCCCGGTTGCCAGCCCTGCGCCCCCAGGCACAGCATCGGCAGGCCGTCCGGCGACTGGGCCGCGGACTGCGGGCCCGGGCAGGGCGAGCCGACGGTCTGCACGCCGTAGAGCTTGTAGGAGACCACCCACGCACCGGCGTCTGCCGGCGCACGGTCCATCCCGAACGGCGACTGATTGGGAATCCAGTGACACGCCAACGGCTCGCCGCCGGGTCCGCGCCCGAAGATGAAGCGGTCGAAGTTGTAGCACGGGGCGCTCAGGTAGGCCTGGTAGTTGGTGCCGGGGGGATCGCCGGGGAAAGGACCGTGCGGCTCGTCGGCCCCCGCGGTCGGGGCCATACCCATGGCGGCGCCGGCCACAGCGGCTGCGGTAACGATCTCGCGGAACATATCCACCCTCACCAGTCGCGGGT is a window from the Mycolicibacterium anyangense genome containing:
- a CDS encoding glucose 1-dehydrogenase codes for the protein MGRVDDKVAIITGGAQGMGAADARMLVAEGAKVVIADILDEKGEQLAEELGDAARYIHLDVSDPEQWQAAVDTAVSAFGKVNVLVNNAGIVQVSPLKSIDVEKWNRVLAVNLTGAMLGIKAVLEPMKAAGGGSIINVSSIEGMRGASWVHSYVASKWGLRGLTKSAALELAADNIRVNSVHPGFIRTPMTKHFPDDMVGAPLGRPGKPEEVATFIVFLASDESSFSTGSEYVVDGGLITDVPHRALP
- a CDS encoding NAD(P)H-dependent amine dehydrogenase family protein: MAIRVAHIGTGNVGRLALAELISNPGFELTGLCVSADEKVGKDAGELAGLDVTTGILATKDLDAVLATAPECAVYCAMGDNRMPQAMADVYTIAAAGINVVGTAPGVLQYPWGVMPDKYIKPLEDAAHQGNSSIYINGVDPGFITDLIPLAFASTCASIQQVRCMEIADYATYDGATVMFDVMGFGQPLDEVPMLFQPGVLSVAWGCAIRQLAAGLNIELDSITESYEREPAPEAFDIAAGHIPKGGVAAVRFEIKGMVGDHPVIVVEHVTRVRGDLRPDWAQPAQEGGSYRVEITGEPSYVVDICPTSTKGDHNHAAIAAGAARVVNAIPAVVAAPPGLRTTLNLPLVSDVELFTAP
- a CDS encoding aminopeptidase, encoding MTVKRLVLLVGVVLFVVGVIALLVPVSTSDGNGGSIGCGNAVSADLSAAREANSKTVANVPILNQVVPHADYVAQCQSAVSQRRAWSIPVTVIGVLVAGGALLVGGRRGVSAT
- a CDS encoding nitronate monooxygenase, which gives rise to MHTPLCDELGIEFPIFAFTHCRDVVVAVSKAGGFGVLGAVGFTPEELEIELNWIDENIGDHPYGVDIVIPNKYEGMDANMSGDELADMLKKMVPQQHLDFAKKLLADHGVPTSDADSNALQLLGWTEATATPQVDVALRHPKVTLIANALGTPPVDMIKHIHAAGRKVAALCGSPAQARKHAAADVDIIIAQGGEGGGHCGEVGSIVLWPQVVKEVAPRPVLAAGGIGAGQQIAAALALGCQGAWSGSQWLMVEEAHNTPVQQAAYIKASSRDTVRSRSFTGKPCRMLKNDWTEAWQTPGNPEPLGMPLQYMVSGMAVAATNKYPNETVDVAFNPVGQVVGQFTKVEKTSAVIERWVQEYLEATGRLEEINEAAAAV